A single genomic interval of Penicillium psychrofluorescens genome assembly, chromosome: 2 harbors:
- a CDS encoding uncharacterized protein (ID:PFLUO_002302-T1.cds;~source:funannotate) produces MGTGLSLTTLLNIVPFVVERRVLAVALGGVTQLRILGGAVGVSIATNLLNNTTKNQLAKQLSADVLARILRDVSSVRTLSSADQSIVHAAFAEGFHKQLAMMLGFCAAEVIALALMWEWPMRRLA; encoded by the exons ATGGGCACGGGCCTCAGTTTGACTACCCTGTTGAACATTGTCCCATTTGTAGTCGAGCGACGTGTTCTAG CCGTTGCTCTGGGTGGAGTCACTCAACTGCGTATCCTAGGCGGTGCGGTGGGGGTCTCGATTGCGACGAACTTATTGAACAATACGACCAAGAACCAACTGGCAAAGCAATTGTCTGCCGACGTGCTTGCCCGTATTCTCAGAGACGTATCTTCAGTACGGACCCTGTCGTCGGCTGATCAGTCAATTGTGCATGCTGCTTTTGCGGAGGGATTTCACAAACAGCTAGCTATGATGCTGGGATTCTGTGCAGCTGAGGTAATTGCCTTGGCTCTGATGTGGGAGTGGCCGATGCGACGCTTGGCATAG
- a CDS encoding uncharacterized protein (ID:PFLUO_002303-T1.cds;~source:funannotate) — MVPIIVAEMVEPAKYGAYNGIVSLAIAFSFLLGPLFGGAISDGTTWRWIFYINLPVGVVGLVLVLVAMPAGFPDPSAIANPKSFSLIKRNVTLRDRIDYPGFFMLLAASVLLIVAIEEAGISFAWSSALVIAFLVVAGLLLILFFAWQWYLDHTKSAREPVFPWPFVKKRVLMGMYLKYSAQDLMLMLPV; from the exons ATGGTACCAATTATCGTGGCCGAGATGGTGGAGCCCGCCAAATACGGCGCCTACAACGGAATCGTCTCCCTTGCCATTGCGTTCAGCTTTTTGCTGGGACCGCTGTTCGGCGGAGCCATCTCGGACGGCACCACCTGGCGCTGGATCTTTTACATCAACCTACCCGTGGGGGTCGTGGGACTGGTTCTCGTCCTTGTGGCCATGCCGGCTGGCTTTCCTGACCCTTCTGCAATCGCAAACCCAAAATCCTTCAGTCTCATTAAGCGAAACGTCACTCTTCGTGATCGCATCGACTATCCGGGCTTTTTCATGCTCCTGGCCGCTTCTGTCTTGTTGATTGTGGCCATTGAGGAGGCTGGTATCTCCTTCGCCTGGAGCTCCGCTCTGGTCATTGCCTTTTTGGTGGTCGCGGGATTGCTcttgattctcttcttcgcctggCAATGGTATTTAGATCACACCAAGTCCGCACGGGAGCCGGTTTTCCCCTGGCCGTTCGTTAAGAAGCGGGTGTTGATGGGAATGTACCT GAAGTATTCTGCCCAAGATCTGATGCTAATGTTGCCCGTGTAA